Within the Ensifer canadensis genome, the region ATGCTCGGTCGTGAACTGGGTGTCCAGCAATTCAAAGCCCTTGGCGCGCAGGCGCTCCACCAGATGCACGAGGCAGATCTTGGACGCGTTGGTGCGTCTGGAAAACATGCTTTCGCCGAAAAATGCCGAGCCGAGTGAGACGCCGTAGAGACCGCCGACCAGCGCATCGTCCTCCCAGGCTTCGACGCTGTGCGCGTAGCCCATCGAGTGAAGCGTGGCGTAAAGCGAGCGGATCTTGTTGTTGATCCAGGTGGTCGGGCGATCCGGCGCCGGCGCGGCGCAGCCTTCCATCACGGCCTCGAAGGCGGTGTTGAAGCGGATGTCGAAGTGGCTCTTGCGGATTGTCTTTGCAAGACTGCGCGAGACGTGAAAGCCATCGAGCGGAATGACGCCGCGGATTTCCGGCTCGACCCAGAAAAGCTCTGGATCGTCAGCCGAATCGGCCATCGGAAACAGGCCTATGGAATAGGCGCGCAGCAGCATGTCCGGTGTTACGTCGGGTTGCTTGCTGCGCGTCCCTTTCAATGCACGGTCCTATTCGGACGTCGTGGCCAGATGGTGCTCCAGCCAATGGATGTCGTATTCGCCGTTCGCGATATCCTGATTGTTGATCAGGTCCTGGAACAGCGGCAGCGTCGTCTTGATACCATCGATGACGAATTCGTCGAGCACGCGACGAAGGCGCATCATGCATTCGACACGGGTCCGGCCATGGACGATGAGCTTGCCGATCAAGCTGTCGTAGTAAGGCGGGATACGGTAGCCCTGATAGGCACCAGAATCGACGCGAACGCCGAGACCGCCCGGTGCGTGGAAATGCGTGATTGTGCCCGGCGAGGGGACGAAGGTG harbors:
- the aat gene encoding leucyl/phenylalanyl-tRNA--protein transferase, with the protein product MKGTRSKQPDVTPDMLLRAYSIGLFPMADSADDPELFWVEPEIRGVIPLDGFHVSRSLAKTIRKSHFDIRFNTAFEAVMEGCAAPAPDRPTTWINNKIRSLYATLHSMGYAHSVEAWEDDALVGGLYGVSLGSAFFGESMFSRRTNASKICLVHLVERLRAKGFELLDTQFTTEHLKSFGAIDVPKAEYEIMLANAMNSPDLSF